From the genome of Candidatus Electrothrix communis, one region includes:
- a CDS encoding restriction endonuclease subunit S, with amino-acid sequence MKNLQTLQRYDAYRDSGVEWFGEVPAHWDVIRNKDIFHERGSLSQSGDETLLTVSHITGVTRRSEKNVNMFMAETMEGYKHCKTGDLIINTMWAWMGALGTAREDGICSPAYGVYAPRKGMPYNHGYFDYLYRISKAVSEMTRNSKGIVSSRLRLYPKDFFQILTALPSYKEQTAIVAYLDKKTTQIDRKIDLLSQKATQYGKLKQSLINETVTHGLDKSVPMKESNVEGIGNIPEHWKIKHLKSLAEIKGGKDSSHVEVEEGGYPIYGSGGIFGRSSKYLHNKPSVLLGRKGTIDKPLFVTEPFWSVDTMFYTDIKKSVEPKFFYYKCLTIQFGLYQYGSAVPSMASTVLNRILFALPPLPEQKAIAAYLDEKTTQIDRITTTINNQINKLKELRKALINDVVTGKIKVPTL; translated from the coding sequence ATGAAAAATTTGCAAACCTTGCAACGATATGATGCGTATAGGGATAGTGGGGTTGAGTGGTTTGGGGAAGTGCCTGCACATTGGGATGTCATTAGAAATAAAGATATTTTTCATGAGCGGGGCAGCTTGAGTCAATCTGGAGACGAAACGCTGCTGACAGTTTCTCACATTACAGGCGTAACACGACGATCTGAGAAGAATGTGAACATGTTTATGGCTGAGACGATGGAAGGCTATAAGCACTGTAAAACAGGAGATTTAATCATCAACACCATGTGGGCATGGATGGGTGCATTGGGGACAGCCCGAGAGGACGGGATTTGCAGCCCAGCTTATGGTGTTTATGCGCCCAGAAAGGGTATGCCTTATAATCATGGCTATTTTGATTATTTATACCGAATCTCCAAAGCGGTTTCTGAAATGACGAGAAACTCCAAAGGGATCGTTTCATCCAGACTACGATTATATCCAAAGGATTTTTTTCAGATACTTACGGCACTTCCAAGTTATAAAGAACAAACGGCCATCGTCGCCTATCTCGACAAGAAAACCACGCAGATTGATCGGAAAATTGATTTACTCAGCCAAAAGGCGACGCAGTACGGCAAGCTCAAACAATCGTTGATTAATGAAACCGTTACCCATGGTTTGGATAAATCTGTGCCGATGAAAGAGAGTAACGTGGAAGGAATTGGGAATATTCCTGAGCATTGGAAGATTAAGCATCTTAAATCGTTAGCTGAAATTAAAGGTGGAAAAGACAGCTCCCATGTTGAAGTAGAAGAAGGTGGGTATCCCATATATGGCTCTGGTGGAATATTTGGAAGATCTTCCAAGTATTTACATAACAAACCATCCGTTTTACTCGGAAGAAAAGGTACTATAGACAAGCCTTTATTTGTAACAGAGCCGTTTTGGTCTGTTGATACCATGTTTTATACAGACATAAAAAAGAGTGTTGAACCAAAATTTTTCTACTACAAGTGCTTAACGATTCAGTTTGGTTTGTATCAGTACGGTTCGGCAGTCCCCAGCATGGCCTCAACTGTATTGAATCGTATTCTATTTGCATTACCGCCCCTCCCCGAGCAAAAAGCCATAGCAGCCTATCTCGACGAAAAAACCACCCAAATAGACCGCATCACCACCACCATCAACAACCAAATCAACAAGCTCAAAGAGTTGCGCAAGGCCTTGATCAACGATGTGGTCACCGGCAAAATCAAGGTGCCAACCCTATGA
- a CDS encoding TrkH family potassium uptake protein, which produces MHFLSIIHIIGLLLTATGSSMILPLLCSLYYGESDFTALLLAALITVGIGLPGWLCTKKHTELNIRDGIIIAVAGWIIVSSASALPFMIHGSIPSFTDAFFEMMSGYTTTGATILNDIEALPHGLLLWRSETHLLGGMGFLTLIILFMPKGMGGLRLFRAESSPGQSFTGEKFAARTKDTMVRLWTVYLGLNLLQVILLTGGGMELFDALCTAFGTLSTSGYSPKNASIGFYNNAYFDWVIIFFMFLGGTSFVLLYHMMYGGIKEIIRNTEFKWYVFLIAFFCLAVSLILWWHGTYSGIVESVRYGTFQVMSLLTTTGFGTADYEKWPQAAQMFLYVSCLIGGCAGSTASGIKIVHYVIVCKFIWGTVRKSFFQPMSIVSVRLNGKQIDISMINMAICYFIVNIFIIFIGGCFMTLVDDMDYVTAMSSVISALMTIGPGFGEIGPSENFYYISNVGKWFLSWNMMVGRLELFSALVIFYPSFWKR; this is translated from the coding sequence ATGCATTTTCTCTCCATCATCCATATCATCGGCCTGCTGCTGACAGCAACCGGTAGCTCAATGATTCTTCCCCTGCTCTGTTCACTCTATTACGGGGAATCTGATTTCACAGCTCTTCTCCTTGCAGCCCTGATCACCGTCGGCATCGGCCTTCCCGGTTGGCTCTGCACCAAGAAGCACACTGAACTGAATATCCGTGACGGCATTATTATCGCGGTTGCAGGCTGGATTATCGTGTCTTCCGCATCCGCCCTGCCCTTCATGATCCACGGTTCCATCCCGTCCTTTACTGATGCCTTTTTCGAAATGATGTCCGGCTACACTACCACCGGAGCAACCATCCTTAACGATATTGAGGCATTGCCACACGGCCTGCTTCTCTGGCGGAGCGAAACCCATCTCCTCGGCGGCATGGGCTTTCTCACCCTGATTATCCTCTTTATGCCCAAGGGGATGGGCGGCCTGCGCCTGTTTCGGGCTGAGTCCAGTCCGGGCCAATCCTTTACCGGAGAAAAATTTGCCGCACGGACCAAGGATACTATGGTTCGCCTCTGGACCGTCTATCTGGGGCTCAACCTCCTCCAGGTCATCCTGCTGACAGGAGGAGGCATGGAGCTGTTTGATGCGCTCTGCACCGCCTTCGGCACCCTGTCCACCTCTGGATATTCGCCGAAAAATGCCAGCATCGGCTTTTATAATAATGCCTATTTTGACTGGGTGATTATTTTCTTCATGTTTCTCGGCGGCACAAGCTTTGTCCTGCTCTATCACATGATGTACGGCGGCATCAAGGAGATCATCCGTAACACCGAATTTAAATGGTATGTTTTCCTGATAGCCTTTTTTTGCCTTGCCGTTTCCTTGATTCTCTGGTGGCACGGCACCTATTCCGGCATCGTGGAGTCTGTCCGCTACGGCACCTTTCAGGTCATGTCCCTGCTCACCACCACCGGCTTTGGCACAGCGGATTATGAGAAATGGCCCCAGGCAGCCCAGATGTTTCTCTACGTTTCCTGCCTGATCGGCGGCTGTGCCGGTTCAACGGCCAGTGGCATTAAAATTGTCCACTATGTCATTGTCTGTAAATTTATCTGGGGCACGGTTAGGAAATCCTTTTTCCAGCCCATGTCCATTGTCTCGGTGCGACTAAACGGCAAGCAGATAGATATCTCCATGATCAATATGGCGATCTGCTATTTTATCGTTAATATCTTTATCATCTTTATCGGCGGCTGTTTTATGACCTTGGTGGATGACATGGATTATGTCACGGCCATGAGTTCTGTTATCTCCGCTCTCATGACCATCGGTCCCGGCTTCGGGGAAATCGGGCCGTCAGAGAATTTTTATTATATTTCCAATGTAGGCAAGTGGTTCCTGTCCTGGAACATGATGGTAGGACGCCTGGAGCTCTTTTCTGCGCTGGTGATTTTTTATCCTTCGTTCTGGAAGAGGTAA
- a CDS encoding type IV pilus twitching motility protein PilT yields MTIIDGYFTQMKERGASDLHMAIGFPPMLRLRGELVPLDEPILTPESNRKILFEILDEDQQAAIDKNRDFDKAYALEGVGRFRCNLFYQQRGIGAVFRIIPAKILSVDQLGLPDVVRNFADYVRGMVLVTGPTGSGKSTTMAAIIDLINDKHAKHIITIEDPLEFVHPNKKCIFSQREIGSHALSFGKALSVANREDPDIILVGEMRDLETISLALTCAELGILVFGTLHTNSAAKTIDRIINAFPADQQAQTRTMLADSLKGVVAQQLLKTKDGKGRCAALEILIGSNALASIIRDGKINQIESMIQTGTAQGMQTMDQHLQQLIDADKITVEAAREKAMNKTLFPLPDGAEEG; encoded by the coding sequence ATGACAATAATTGATGGGTACTTCACCCAGATGAAGGAACGCGGGGCCAGTGACCTGCACATGGCCATCGGTTTTCCGCCGATGTTGCGCCTGCGGGGTGAGCTCGTGCCTCTTGATGAGCCGATTTTAACCCCGGAGAGCAACCGGAAGATACTTTTTGAAATCCTTGATGAGGATCAGCAGGCTGCCATTGACAAAAACAGAGATTTCGACAAGGCCTATGCCCTGGAGGGAGTAGGCCGTTTTCGTTGTAATCTCTTTTATCAACAGCGAGGTATCGGGGCAGTTTTTCGGATTATTCCAGCCAAGATTCTCTCTGTGGATCAGCTGGGCCTGCCCGATGTGGTCAGAAATTTTGCTGACTACGTGCGCGGGATGGTCCTGGTTACCGGCCCCACTGGCAGCGGCAAATCAACCACTATGGCCGCGATTATCGACCTGATCAACGATAAACATGCCAAGCATATCATCACCATTGAAGATCCGCTGGAATTTGTCCATCCCAATAAGAAATGCATCTTTTCCCAGCGGGAAATCGGCAGCCATGCCCTCAGTTTCGGCAAGGCGTTGTCCGTGGCCAACCGGGAAGATCCGGACATCATCCTGGTCGGTGAGATGCGCGACCTGGAAACCATATCCTTGGCCCTGACCTGTGCTGAACTGGGCATCCTGGTTTTCGGCACCCTGCACACCAACAGCGCAGCCAAGACCATTGACCGGATCATTAATGCCTTTCCAGCTGACCAGCAAGCCCAGACCCGAACCATGTTGGCTGACTCGCTTAAGGGCGTGGTTGCCCAGCAGCTCCTTAAAACCAAGGACGGCAAGGGGCGTTGCGCAGCCTTGGAGATTCTGATCGGCTCCAACGCTTTAGCCAGTATTATCCGGGACGGCAAGATCAACCAGATTGAATCCATGATCCAGACCGGTACTGCCCAGGGCATGCAGACCATGGATCAGCATCTTCAACAGCTGATTGACGCGGATAAAATTACGGTTGAGGCGGCTCGGGAAAAGGCGATGAATAAAACCCTGTTTCCGCTACCCGATGGAGCGGAGGAAGGCTAA
- a CDS encoding SDR family oxidoreductase — translation MSTSRNVLITGGNKGIGLAATEKFIHAGHKVYVLARDFADFPLKDHGQVEMIEYNLSNINGIPGLVAQLPDIDILLNNAGVMFALPYQEYPQEKIEQILKINLQAPAALITELSGAMIAKGFGRIVNNASIAGEIGHPDIWYGMTKAGLINMTKSFAKLLGPQGIVVNAVAAGPVETDMLAIIPEPRKKAIKEAVYTGRFAYPEEVAEAMFWLATDCPEYINGTCLDINNGAFPR, via the coding sequence ATGAGTACAAGCAGGAACGTCCTGATAACAGGTGGCAATAAGGGAATTGGTTTGGCAGCGACAGAGAAGTTCATCCATGCTGGCCATAAGGTCTACGTCCTTGCCAGAGATTTTGCGGATTTCCCGCTCAAGGATCATGGGCAGGTCGAGATGATTGAGTATAACCTGAGCAATATCAACGGTATTCCCGGCCTGGTGGCCCAACTCCCGGACATAGATATCTTGTTGAATAATGCCGGAGTGATGTTTGCGCTGCCCTATCAGGAATATCCCCAGGAAAAGATCGAGCAGATCCTCAAGATTAATCTTCAGGCCCCTGCCGCCCTGATAACCGAGCTGTCCGGAGCCATGATTGCCAAGGGCTTTGGCCGGATCGTTAATAACGCCTCCATCGCTGGCGAGATCGGGCATCCTGATATTTGGTACGGAATGACCAAGGCCGGACTCATTAATATGACCAAGAGCTTTGCCAAGCTCCTTGGGCCCCAGGGGATCGTAGTGAATGCAGTTGCTGCCGGTCCTGTGGAAACGGACATGCTGGCTATTATCCCGGAGCCGAGAAAGAAGGCGATCAAAGAGGCGGTCTATACCGGCAGGTTTGCCTATCCCGAAGAGGTGGCTGAGGCGATGTTTTGGCTGGCAACGGATTGTCCTGAGTACATCAACGGAACCTGTCTTGATATCAATAACGGGGCGTTTCCCAGGTAG
- a CDS encoding PilT/PilU family type 4a pilus ATPase, with translation MAILDKVFKAAMDLKASDIHVLPGEPFMIRRLGTMIRLKSQPLTADNCRKVILEILTPEQRKILGRDMQVDFAYQIKGLGRFRGSAMFHNNGLSCIFRAIPGEIPSFEQLGIPDVMYKILENHQGIVLVTGATGHGKTTTLAAMVDYINSNHAHHVLTVEDPIEFIHPLKKGAINQRQLGTDTLAYSNALKGALRQDPDVIVIGELRDLDTISLAISASETGHLVIGTLSTSGAAKTVDRIIDSFPPGEQNQIRAMLSESLKAVFSQRLLPAKDGSQMHLAAEVMIGNLSIANLIKDSKTFQIRSTMQMGTKLGMKLMDDAVIELLKDDKISLETAQANIDKKELLKPFMA, from the coding sequence ATGGCGATACTGGATAAGGTCTTTAAGGCCGCAATGGATCTCAAGGCGTCAGACATCCATGTGCTGCCTGGTGAACCGTTTATGATCCGCCGTCTCGGCACGATGATCAGGCTGAAAAGCCAACCCCTGACAGCGGATAATTGCAGAAAGGTTATTTTAGAAATCCTCACCCCGGAGCAACGAAAAATCCTCGGCAGAGACATGCAGGTGGACTTCGCCTACCAGATCAAAGGATTAGGCAGGTTCAGAGGCAGTGCCATGTTTCATAATAACGGCCTGAGCTGCATCTTTCGGGCGATCCCCGGAGAAATCCCCTCCTTTGAGCAGCTGGGCATCCCGGATGTGATGTACAAAATCCTGGAAAATCATCAGGGAATCGTTTTGGTAACCGGGGCCACCGGTCACGGCAAAACCACCACCCTGGCCGCTATGGTGGATTACATCAACAGCAATCATGCCCATCATGTCCTGACGGTTGAAGATCCCATTGAGTTTATCCACCCTCTGAAAAAAGGGGCTATTAACCAGCGTCAACTGGGAACAGACACGCTGGCCTATTCCAATGCCCTCAAAGGAGCCCTGCGTCAGGACCCGGATGTCATTGTAATCGGTGAACTCCGGGATCTTGATACTATTTCTCTGGCCATTTCCGCCTCGGAAACCGGCCATCTGGTCATCGGCACCCTGTCCACCTCCGGTGCCGCGAAAACCGTGGACAGAATCATCGATTCCTTCCCTCCGGGCGAGCAGAATCAGATTCGGGCCATGCTCAGTGAATCCCTGAAAGCCGTGTTCTCCCAACGTCTCCTGCCGGCCAAGGACGGGTCGCAAATGCACTTGGCTGCCGAGGTCATGATCGGCAATCTCTCCATCGCCAACCTGATCAAAGACAGCAAAACCTTTCAGATTCGCTCCACCATGCAGATGGGAACCAAGCTGGGCATGAAGCTGATGGACGATGCAGTGATTGAGCTGCTGAAGGACGACAAAATTAGTTTAGAAACAGCACAGGCCAATATCGACAAAAAGGAACTGCTCAAACCCTTTATGGCGTAA
- a CDS encoding PqiA/YebS family transporter subunit has translation MAINQKRHSTARFTDQFSICPGCDLLLEKIQPTSTHTAVCPRCQRRLHRNRPDSILRTVVLSLTGLLLYLPANFAPLLTFNILGAATSSSLFQSTLSMFDQGEYLVGILVVLTGLICPLMILSLLFGVSAGLFLGWQQKWMAVFLHWYHHLTEWSMTDIYLIAVFITIIKMNHAAVIGYNPGFFYFIGLVATTVAAQASIDKTLFWKRIDRKKEKESLVIATDADVRTGREAGLLLCQSCHKVTPLAAISQQGWTACPRCGEMLHIRKHNSVDRSWALIVTALLLTLPANLLPIMSVSSLGRVTKSTIIDGIIHFFKEGSYGIGLVILAASVLVPLFKITGMGLILISIHNQWTTWLRHKALMFRFIQFVGRWSMLDIFVIALLCSLVRFGSLSTVDTAPAALYFSAVVLCTMFAAISFDPRLLWDSAEEETAAKND, from the coding sequence ATGGCTATCAACCAAAAAAGACATTCTACGGCTCGATTCACAGATCAATTCAGCATCTGCCCAGGCTGCGATCTCCTGTTGGAAAAAATTCAGCCCACCTCCACCCATACGGCGGTCTGCCCGCGTTGTCAACGACGTCTCCACAGAAACCGCCCGGATTCCATCCTTCGGACTGTGGTTCTGTCGCTCACCGGGCTCCTCCTCTACCTGCCAGCAAACTTCGCGCCGCTACTCACCTTTAATATACTGGGAGCAGCAACAAGCAGCTCGTTATTTCAAAGCACCTTGAGCATGTTTGATCAGGGAGAGTATCTTGTCGGCATCCTGGTAGTATTGACCGGCCTCATCTGCCCTTTGATGATCCTGTCTCTGCTGTTCGGGGTATCAGCAGGCCTCTTCCTTGGCTGGCAGCAAAAATGGATGGCGGTTTTCCTGCACTGGTATCATCATCTCACCGAATGGTCCATGACAGATATCTACCTGATCGCTGTGTTCATCACCATCATCAAGATGAACCATGCAGCGGTAATAGGGTATAACCCAGGATTTTTTTATTTCATCGGCCTGGTGGCAACAACCGTGGCAGCACAGGCATCCATAGATAAAACCTTGTTCTGGAAGAGGATAGACCGGAAGAAAGAGAAAGAAAGCTTAGTCATAGCAACCGACGCAGATGTTCGGACCGGCAGAGAAGCAGGACTGCTCCTCTGCCAGAGCTGCCATAAAGTCACTCCCCTTGCCGCAATCAGCCAACAAGGGTGGACAGCCTGTCCCCGTTGCGGAGAAATGCTGCACATACGCAAACACAACAGTGTCGACCGATCCTGGGCATTGATAGTGACGGCCCTGCTGCTCACCCTGCCAGCCAATCTGCTGCCCATCATGTCGGTTTCCTCCTTGGGGAGAGTCACCAAGAGCACCATCATCGATGGGATTATCCATTTTTTCAAGGAGGGTTCCTACGGTATCGGCCTGGTTATCCTGGCCGCATCGGTTCTGGTGCCTCTATTCAAAATAACCGGCATGGGCCTGATCCTGATCTCCATCCATAATCAATGGACGACCTGGCTTCGCCACAAGGCCTTGATGTTTCGTTTTATCCAGTTTGTCGGACGCTGGTCCATGCTGGATATCTTTGTCATTGCCCTACTCTGCTCATTAGTGCGCTTTGGCAGCCTCTCCACGGTGGACACGGCACCGGCAGCCTTGTATTTCAGCGCGGTTGTCCTCTGTACCATGTTTGCCGCCATCAGTTTTGATCCCCGATTACTCTGGGATAGCGCGGAAGAAGAGACGGCTGCCAAAAACGATTAA
- a CDS encoding N-6 DNA methylase — MNILQYESKIWATADLLRGSGIKESEWPSFMMPFFALAMIESRLIRMFDELKAEIGEEAFGEIEHEDLVELIKDRGQGYNVFIFEKNQSLSDICTNDKSFDIDMEAYLNGFDGETKDLLGVDAVEGEKFLDIKGVITKLKAKKILFSYTKLWAEIDLKPFNNSEITTLEEHIKRKWADISAETAGEQYTPDDVIALIAEIIASKIEETDTLLKIYDCTCGGGNMLFGVEDRINQKFKRLTQTYGQDWNDALYALAKIESRFRPDSKIEHGNTLVEDKFYNEEFDVVVANPPYGVSWKGYAKDIQNDKTERFKYLPSLSDGQLLFMQHLISKLDAVGMGVVVHNGSTLFSGDAGSAESNIRQWMLDKDLVEAVIQLPTDEFFNTGIYTYLWVLNKNKRAEQKGKVMLLNASEKFKPLKKSKGSKRKEVDEANRLEIVATLSAFEDNEYARVFAKEFFSFNKQAIMLTNVDEQGKSYESNLPRKKDRSGEMQPLKSVKLVPTAINQGEIALTAFTLTEDKVSKDPASNEYSGYASLKHYFTEVIKPLIARLDYKEQPLRISTAQGKYWYDPAQETLIREVNGKQEALGCGKIMVKAGYKKATKKLPARIEISVELAPDYQKDYEIIPFHRDPAENQAAIEAFMARYINKPFRYLENVVGVELNFNKIFYKPETLRPVHEIMGEIAALDGELKALEAGLSL; from the coding sequence ATGAACATCCTCCAATACGAATCAAAAATCTGGGCCACTGCCGATCTTCTCCGGGGCAGCGGTATCAAAGAATCCGAATGGCCCTCCTTTATGATGCCCTTCTTTGCCCTGGCCATGATCGAAAGCCGCCTGATCCGGATGTTCGATGAACTCAAGGCCGAGATTGGCGAGGAAGCCTTTGGCGAGATTGAGCACGAGGATCTGGTTGAGCTGATCAAAGACAGGGGTCAGGGCTATAATGTTTTTATTTTTGAAAAGAATCAATCACTCAGCGATATTTGCACCAACGACAAATCCTTTGACATTGATATGGAAGCCTACCTCAACGGCTTTGATGGCGAGACCAAGGACCTGCTGGGGGTTGATGCGGTTGAGGGAGAAAAATTCCTTGATATCAAAGGGGTGATTACCAAGCTCAAGGCGAAAAAAATACTGTTCAGCTACACCAAGCTCTGGGCCGAGATCGACCTTAAGCCCTTTAACAACTCGGAAATCACCACCCTGGAAGAGCATATCAAGCGCAAATGGGCGGATATTTCCGCTGAAACCGCTGGAGAGCAATACACCCCGGACGATGTGATCGCCCTGATTGCTGAAATCATCGCTTCTAAAATCGAAGAGACGGACACCCTGCTCAAAATCTACGACTGCACCTGCGGCGGCGGCAACATGCTCTTTGGGGTGGAAGACCGAATCAACCAAAAATTCAAGCGCCTCACCCAAACCTATGGCCAGGACTGGAACGATGCTCTCTATGCCCTGGCCAAAATTGAAAGCCGCTTCCGTCCTGACTCCAAGATCGAGCACGGCAATACCTTGGTCGAGGACAAGTTCTATAATGAAGAATTTGATGTGGTCGTTGCCAATCCGCCCTATGGAGTGAGCTGGAAGGGCTATGCCAAGGATATTCAAAACGATAAAACCGAGCGTTTCAAATACCTGCCCTCTCTCTCCGACGGCCAATTACTGTTCATGCAGCATCTGATATCCAAACTTGATGCCGTGGGCATGGGGGTGGTGGTTCATAACGGTTCCACCCTGTTTAGCGGGGATGCGGGGTCAGCGGAAAGCAATATCCGCCAATGGATGCTGGATAAGGATCTGGTCGAAGCTGTGATCCAGCTGCCCACCGATGAATTCTTCAACACCGGGATTTACACCTATCTCTGGGTGCTGAATAAAAACAAGCGGGCTGAGCAGAAAGGCAAGGTGATGCTGCTCAACGCCAGTGAGAAATTCAAACCCCTGAAGAAAAGCAAGGGTTCCAAGCGAAAAGAGGTGGATGAGGCCAACCGCTTGGAGATTGTCGCCACCCTGAGCGCCTTTGAAGATAACGAGTACGCCCGAGTCTTTGCCAAGGAGTTTTTCTCCTTCAACAAGCAGGCCATCATGCTCACCAATGTCGATGAGCAAGGCAAGAGCTATGAATCCAATTTACCGAGGAAAAAAGATCGGTCCGGCGAAATGCAGCCGCTGAAATCCGTCAAGCTGGTGCCGACCGCGATCAATCAAGGCGAGATTGCCCTGACGGCCTTCACCCTCACCGAGGACAAGGTGAGTAAAGACCCTGCATCCAATGAATACAGTGGGTACGCTTCACTCAAGCACTACTTTACCGAGGTCATCAAACCGCTGATTGCCCGGCTTGATTACAAAGAACAGCCCTTGCGAATCAGCACCGCTCAAGGGAAATATTGGTATGACCCGGCGCAAGAGACCCTGATTCGGGAGGTCAATGGCAAGCAGGAGGCCCTGGGCTGCGGCAAGATCATGGTTAAGGCCGGTTATAAAAAGGCGACCAAGAAACTGCCTGCTCGGATTGAAATCAGCGTTGAGCTTGCCCCTGATTACCAAAAAGACTACGAGATCATTCCCTTTCATCGCGATCCTGCGGAGAATCAGGCGGCGATTGAGGCCTTTATGGCTCGCTATATCAACAAACCGTTTCGCTATTTGGAAAACGTGGTGGGGGTGGAGTTGAATTTTAATAAGATTTTCTATAAGCCGGAGACCTTGCGCCCGGTGCATGAGATTATGGGGGAGATTGCTGCGCTTGATGGGGAGCTGAAGGCGCTGGAAGCGGGGTTGAGCTTATGA